In Halomonas alkalicola, the following proteins share a genomic window:
- a CDS encoding TonB-dependent receptor: MLAAMSVNVHAQSQDAPSADLETVTVTGYRGTFMDSVRYQRSVQETPRIVTVWTSDLLEDQNVTELRDALRNVSGISLQAGEGNPPGGDQLKIRGFNARDDINVNGARDLGNYFRDPFYVEQIEVIKGPNSAFSGRGSAGGTINFVTKQPLMEDRNRIDTSVGTDNLFRLTGDFNRRIDDNSAVRLNLMHHTQNGHGRDVVEQDRHGVYAAYVWGLQEDTRVELDFLHTRQNNIPDQGIPIDREGFSGDPAVLNDRGRTSGGQRAGDGYYTGRLPPGIDYSSYYGHVDDYQKINVDQLGVAIEHYVNDGLSVRNQFRVSRVENDSITSSPRIKVPEAAWGSGDFDQALVQGDLKPRDQTDTSFFNQTDLLLSFDTGQVAHDLILGAEVGYIDIKNDRRPDQSGPRTSLYDPERRVRPVAYYDGTRHRLESEQLGLYALNVAALSPQWDLHTGVRWDHVKSTATDTGYEGLPGGNLGPASRTDSEWSGNLGLVFKPTANGTLYASVGTAFDVTGTFDRGLVQLAGGADATGQKHGGDRQREDIIDESAFDTDPERTVAYELGTKWSLGENLLLSAALFRTDKTNARTPAQGGGDLLDVLDGKQRVEGFEVGAMGSLAPGWDLYASYTYMDSEVRSSNNEWEVGSRLGGTPRHTFNLWSDYEVTPRWSVGGGMEYVASQVNSVASEPGARRRQVEIDGYSVFHASTAYRFTDELQLRVNAFNLTDKDYISQLAEGGAQGIPGPGRHAIATLRYDF; this comes from the coding sequence ATGCTGGCCGCGATGAGCGTCAATGTTCACGCCCAGTCCCAGGACGCGCCGTCGGCGGACCTGGAGACCGTTACCGTCACCGGGTATCGCGGCACCTTCATGGACAGCGTGCGCTACCAGCGCAGCGTTCAGGAAACGCCGCGTATCGTGACGGTGTGGACCAGCGACCTGCTGGAAGATCAGAACGTGACCGAGCTGCGCGATGCGCTGCGCAACGTCTCCGGCATCAGCCTGCAGGCGGGGGAGGGCAATCCCCCCGGCGGCGACCAGCTCAAGATCCGCGGCTTCAACGCCCGCGACGATATCAACGTCAACGGCGCCAGGGATCTGGGCAACTACTTCCGCGATCCGTTCTACGTCGAGCAGATCGAGGTCATCAAGGGGCCCAACTCGGCGTTTTCCGGCCGGGGTTCCGCCGGCGGCACCATCAACTTCGTGACCAAGCAGCCCCTCATGGAGGATCGCAACCGGATCGATACGTCGGTCGGCACGGATAACCTCTTTCGCCTGACCGGGGACTTCAACCGCCGCATCGACGACAACAGCGCCGTGCGGCTGAACCTCATGCACCACACCCAGAACGGCCACGGCCGAGACGTGGTGGAGCAGGACCGCCACGGCGTCTATGCCGCCTACGTCTGGGGGCTGCAGGAAGACACACGGGTCGAGCTGGATTTCCTCCACACGCGCCAGAACAACATCCCCGATCAGGGGATACCCATCGACCGGGAAGGCTTCAGCGGCGACCCGGCGGTGCTCAACGATCGCGGGCGCACCTCGGGCGGTCAGCGTGCTGGCGATGGTTACTACACGGGCCGTCTACCGCCGGGCATCGACTACAGCAGCTATTACGGTCACGTTGATGACTACCAGAAGATCAACGTCGACCAGCTGGGCGTGGCGATCGAGCATTACGTCAATGACGGCCTGAGCGTGCGCAACCAGTTCCGCGTCAGCCGCGTGGAGAACGACTCCATCACCTCCTCGCCGCGTATCAAGGTGCCTGAAGCGGCCTGGGGAAGCGGCGACTTCGACCAGGCGCTGGTGCAGGGCGACCTGAAGCCCCGGGACCAGACCGACACCTCCTTCTTCAACCAGACCGACCTGCTGCTCTCCTTCGACACCGGCCAGGTGGCACACGACCTGATCCTCGGCGCGGAAGTGGGCTATATCGACATCAAGAATGACCGCCGCCCCGACCAGAGTGGCCCCCGGACGTCCCTCTATGACCCCGAGCGTCGCGTCCGGCCGGTGGCCTACTACGACGGCACCCGCCATCGCCTGGAATCCGAGCAGCTGGGGCTCTATGCGCTGAACGTGGCCGCTCTCTCGCCCCAGTGGGACCTGCATACCGGGGTGCGCTGGGACCATGTCAAGTCCACGGCAACCGACACCGGCTATGAGGGGCTTCCCGGCGGAAATCTCGGGCCGGCATCGCGAACGGACAGCGAATGGAGCGGCAACCTGGGGCTGGTCTTCAAGCCGACAGCGAACGGCACCCTCTATGCGTCGGTGGGGACCGCCTTCGACGTGACCGGCACCTTCGACCGGGGCCTGGTACAGCTGGCCGGCGGCGCCGATGCCACCGGCCAGAAGCATGGCGGCGATCGGCAGCGGGAAGACATCATCGATGAATCGGCCTTCGACACTGACCCCGAGCGCACCGTGGCCTATGAGCTCGGTACCAAGTGGAGCCTGGGTGAGAACCTGCTGCTGAGCGCGGCGCTGTTCCGTACCGACAAGACCAACGCCCGGACCCCCGCCCAGGGCGGTGGCGACCTGCTCGACGTGCTGGACGGCAAGCAGCGCGTGGAAGGGTTCGAAGTGGGGGCCATGGGCAGTCTGGCGCCCGGCTGGGACCTCTATGCCAGCTATACCTACATGGACTCCGAGGTGCGCAGCTCCAACAACGAGTGGGAGGTGGGCTCACGGCTTGGCGGCACGCCCCGGCATACCTTCAACCTCTGGTCGGACTATGAGGTGACCCCCCGCTGGAGCGTCGGCGGCGGCATGGAGTATGTGGCCAGCCAGGTCAACAGCGTGGCCTCCGAGCCCGGAGCGCGCCGTCGCCAGGTCGAGATCGACGGCTACTCCGTCTTCCATGCGTCCACGGCCTATCGCTTTACCGACGAGCTCCAGCTGCGTGTGAACGCCTTCAACCTTACCGACAAGGACTACATTTCCCAGCTGGCAGAGGGCGGCGCCCAGGGCATTCCCGGGCCGGGCCGGCACGCCATCGCCACGCTGCGCTATGACTTCTAG
- a CDS encoding CobW family GTP-binding protein, translating into MHDADLTPVTVLTGFLGSGKTTLLNHLVRQPAMRDALVVINEFGDIGLDHRLVAKGDEHSVVEMSSGCLCCTIRGDLSRSVQQAWEAIERDGGRPISRMLIETTGLADPAPILHTLMTDHWLAHRFRLDGVVCLVDAANGVSTLNAHRESQRQAAIADRLLLTKTDLVDEEQLSRLACQLATINPAAEQLQVCHGELAAEHVIGGGLPAQGRRADHWLRAASYSQVSPAAGISPPTQGALVSMMAPASYPTLTRHGEQIRSFCFTVEHPIEPEVLEDWLDLLMSLLGEKILRVKAIVKIAGREQPLALHGVQNIFHPPVTLPAEACPDGVSRFVFITNGVAPEAVTRLFDYFQAPQAEQSPTPP; encoded by the coding sequence ATGCACGACGCAGACCTCACGCCGGTCACGGTGCTGACCGGCTTTCTCGGCAGCGGCAAGACCACCCTGCTCAACCACCTGGTGCGCCAGCCCGCCATGCGCGATGCGCTGGTGGTGATCAACGAGTTCGGCGATATCGGCCTCGACCATCGGCTGGTCGCCAAGGGCGACGAGCACAGCGTGGTGGAGATGAGCAGCGGCTGCCTCTGCTGCACCATCCGCGGCGACCTGAGCCGAAGCGTCCAGCAGGCCTGGGAGGCGATTGAGCGCGACGGGGGCCGGCCGATCTCGCGGATGCTCATCGAGACCACCGGCCTGGCCGACCCGGCACCCATCCTGCACACCCTGATGACCGACCACTGGCTCGCCCACCGCTTTCGCCTGGACGGCGTGGTCTGCCTGGTGGATGCGGCCAACGGCGTCTCGACCCTGAACGCCCATCGCGAATCCCAGCGCCAGGCGGCGATTGCCGACCGGCTGCTGCTGACCAAGACGGACCTGGTGGATGAGGAGCAGCTGTCACGGCTGGCCTGCCAGCTGGCGACGATCAACCCGGCCGCCGAACAGCTGCAGGTGTGCCATGGCGAGCTGGCGGCCGAGCATGTCATCGGCGGCGGCTTGCCCGCCCAGGGGCGGCGCGCCGACCATTGGCTGCGTGCGGCCTCCTATTCTCAGGTCTCACCCGCCGCGGGCATCTCACCGCCGACACAGGGCGCCCTGGTCTCGATGATGGCGCCCGCGTCCTACCCGACGCTCACCCGCCACGGCGAGCAGATCCGCTCCTTCTGCTTCACCGTCGAGCACCCCATCGAACCTGAGGTGCTGGAGGACTGGCTGGACCTGCTGATGTCGCTGCTGGGCGAGAAGATTCTGCGGGTGAAGGCCATCGTGAAGATTGCCGGGCGCGAGCAGCCGCTGGCGCTGCACGGCGTGCAGAATATCTTCCACCCGCCGGTGACGCTGCCAGCGGAGGCCTGCCCAGACGGGGTCTCGCGCTTCGTCTTTATCACCAATGGCGTGGCGCCCGAGGCCGTGACCCGGCTGTTCGACTACTTCCAGGCCCCCCAGGCCGAGCAGAGCCCAACGCCGCCGTAA
- the zigA gene encoding zinc metallochaperone GTPase ZigA produces MTSLHTPLPVTVLSGFLGAGKTTLLNHILANREGRRVAVIVNDMSEVNIDAALVRGAPGDEEEVTLNRAEERLVEMSNGCICCTLREDLLIEVRRLAEEGRFDTLVIESTGISEPLPVAETFTFADEEGRSLSDVARLDTMVTVVDGANFLTQYREAQSLAEAGESLGEEDERNVADLLVDQIEFCDVLLISKSDLLTPAQLDELTAVLRSLNPEAELIPITHGQVRLEKVLDTGRFSFERAQQAPGWLKELRGEHVPETEEYGISSFAYHARRPFHPQKFFELLHGDWFGGRLLRSKGFFWLATRPQFAGQWSQAGGIAHYGFAGMFWKAVPESRWPEDPDYRAAILDKWQEPFGDMRQELVFIGQNLDEARIRQALDACLLSEEELLAGKDAWQALPDPFPAWE; encoded by the coding sequence ATGACATCCCTGCACACGCCCCTGCCGGTGACCGTGCTCTCCGGCTTTCTGGGCGCCGGCAAGACCACCCTGCTCAACCATATTCTCGCCAACCGCGAAGGCCGCCGGGTGGCGGTCATCGTCAACGACATGAGCGAGGTCAACATCGATGCCGCCCTGGTGCGCGGCGCCCCCGGCGACGAGGAGGAGGTGACCCTCAACCGCGCCGAGGAGCGGCTGGTGGAGATGAGCAACGGCTGCATCTGCTGCACCCTCCGCGAGGACCTGCTGATCGAGGTGCGCCGGCTCGCCGAAGAGGGGCGCTTCGACACCCTGGTGATCGAATCCACCGGCATCTCCGAGCCGCTGCCGGTGGCCGAGACCTTCACCTTCGCCGACGAAGAGGGCCGAAGCCTCTCGGATGTCGCTCGCCTCGACACCATGGTCACCGTGGTCGACGGCGCCAACTTCCTTACCCAGTACCGCGAGGCGCAGTCCCTGGCCGAGGCGGGCGAGAGCCTGGGCGAGGAGGACGAGCGCAACGTCGCCGACCTGCTGGTGGACCAGATCGAGTTCTGCGACGTGCTGCTGATCAGCAAGAGCGACCTGCTCACGCCGGCCCAGCTCGACGAGCTCACCGCCGTGCTGCGCTCGCTCAACCCCGAGGCCGAGCTGATCCCCATCACCCACGGCCAGGTGCGGCTGGAGAAGGTGCTCGACACCGGCCGCTTCAGCTTCGAGCGCGCCCAGCAGGCGCCGGGCTGGCTCAAGGAGCTGCGCGGCGAGCACGTGCCGGAGACCGAGGAGTACGGCATCTCGAGTTTCGCCTACCATGCCCGGCGCCCCTTCCACCCGCAGAAGTTCTTCGAGCTGCTGCATGGCGACTGGTTCGGCGGCAGGCTGCTGCGCTCCAAGGGCTTCTTCTGGCTGGCCACCCGACCGCAGTTCGCCGGCCAGTGGAGCCAGGCCGGCGGCATCGCCCACTACGGCTTTGCCGGCATGTTCTGGAAGGCGGTACCCGAGTCGCGCTGGCCGGAGGACCCCGACTACCGCGCCGCCATCCTCGACAAGTGGCAGGAGCCCTTCGGCGACATGCGCCAGGAGCTGGTCTTCATCGGCCAGAACCTCGACGAGGCCCGCATCCGCCAGGCCCTGGACGCCTGCCTGCTCAGCGAGGAGGAGCTGCTGGCCGGCAAGGACGCATGGCAAGCGCTGCCCGACCCCTTCCCCGCCTGGGAGTAA
- a CDS encoding TraR/DksA family transcriptional regulator — protein sequence MPYTPEEARLLAMPDDDYMNDEQLAFFRDRLLEEKAQVEEHLREVRAAMASHERDSDELDQAAFEEELRLQLRQADRETRLLANIEAALRRIDADDYGYCAETGEPIGLPRLLLRPTAKLCLEAKERQEQRENHYRKTRGEG from the coding sequence ATGCCCTATACCCCCGAAGAGGCGCGCCTGCTGGCGATGCCCGACGACGACTACATGAACGACGAGCAGCTGGCCTTTTTTCGCGACCGGCTGCTCGAGGAGAAGGCGCAGGTAGAAGAGCACCTGCGCGAGGTGCGCGCCGCCATGGCCTCCCATGAGCGCGACAGCGACGAGCTGGACCAGGCGGCCTTCGAGGAGGAGCTACGCCTGCAGCTGCGCCAGGCCGACCGCGAGACCCGCCTGCTGGCCAATATCGAGGCGGCCCTGCGCCGTATCGACGCGGACGACTACGGCTACTGCGCGGAGACCGGCGAGCCGATCGGTCTCCCCAGGCTGCTGCTGCGACCCACCGCCAAGCTCTGCCTGGAGGCCAAGGAGCGCCAGGAACAGCGCGAGAACCACTACCGCAAGACCCGAGGTGAAGGCTGA
- a CDS encoding Fe2+-dependent dioxygenase: protein MIVSFENILTPDELAAMRRQLLAAEWARGISAGPQGRQVKKNLQIPEQSAVLRELRTLVMRALNRSPDVMSALLPFKIIPPNFNRYTVEDSHYGKHIDSTLRPLPDGSYLRTDVSATLFLSDPEEYDGGELKIIDTFGEQTVKLAAGSLVTYPSGSLHEVTPVTRGERLGCYMFMQSLIRDTEKRRLLYEMDNSLRRLRAEQGEAQADLVALTGTYNNLVRMWSEC from the coding sequence ATGATTGTCAGTTTTGAGAACATTCTGACACCTGACGAGCTGGCGGCCATGCGCCGCCAGCTGCTGGCCGCCGAGTGGGCCCGCGGCATCAGCGCGGGGCCCCAGGGCAGGCAGGTAAAGAAGAATCTGCAGATACCCGAACAGTCGGCGGTGCTCAGGGAGCTGCGCACCCTGGTGATGCGGGCCCTCAACCGTTCGCCCGATGTCATGAGCGCGCTGCTGCCCTTCAAGATCATCCCGCCGAACTTCAACCGCTATACCGTGGAGGATAGCCACTACGGCAAGCATATCGACAGCACGCTGCGCCCCCTGCCGGACGGCAGCTACCTGCGCACCGACGTCTCCGCGACGCTGTTCCTGTCGGATCCGGAGGAGTACGACGGGGGCGAGCTGAAGATCATCGACACCTTCGGCGAGCAGACCGTCAAGCTCGCGGCGGGGAGCCTGGTGACCTATCCGTCGGGCTCGCTGCACGAGGTCACGCCGGTGACGCGCGGCGAGCGGCTGGGGTGCTACATGTTCATGCAGAGCCTGATTCGCGACACGGAGAAGCGCCGCCTGCTCTACGAGATGGACAATTCGCTGCGCCGCCTGAGGGCCGAGCAGGGCGAGGCCCAGGCGGACCTGGTGGCCCTGACGGGCACCTACAACAACCTGGTGAGAATGTGGTCGGAGTGCTGA
- a CDS encoding metal ABC transporter permease — protein MPPDLLWLPLLAGTGMTLLLALAGVGLFLKGSAWQALALSQWAAVGGVAASALTWPVLPLALGVSGGMMWLLRLQRQGEHAALASFLAGLALVTLLAANAPQASLAAARWAEGQLYFVAPTDAWAVVGLTLLSLPLLRPLKRIWLRSQLLPNLASWAVPGLPMRLAEAAWLVAVIVMGAMVFGVPAALSTLLFPAWISALRARHLQHWLLHAVLLALASFMLAWWLSLWLDQPFAPVLIVTHAAAGITLWALRSVPSSTRRSTP, from the coding sequence ATGCCGCCTGATCTTCTCTGGCTGCCGCTGCTGGCCGGCACCGGCATGACCCTGCTGCTCGCCCTGGCCGGCGTCGGCCTCTTTCTGAAGGGCTCCGCCTGGCAGGCCCTGGCGCTCAGCCAGTGGGCCGCCGTGGGCGGCGTGGCGGCATCGGCGCTGACCTGGCCGGTGCTGCCTCTGGCGCTGGGAGTGAGCGGGGGTATGATGTGGCTGCTGCGCCTGCAGCGACAGGGCGAGCATGCGGCGCTGGCCAGCTTTCTGGCTGGCCTGGCCCTGGTGACGCTGCTGGCGGCCAACGCTCCCCAGGCGAGCCTGGCAGCGGCCCGCTGGGCCGAGGGTCAGCTCTACTTCGTGGCGCCGACCGACGCCTGGGCGGTTGTCGGGCTGACGCTGCTCTCCCTGCCTCTGCTCCGGCCCCTCAAGCGCATCTGGCTGCGCTCACAGCTGCTGCCCAACCTGGCCTCCTGGGCGGTGCCAGGCCTGCCCATGCGCCTGGCGGAGGCGGCGTGGCTGGTCGCCGTGATCGTCATGGGCGCCATGGTCTTTGGCGTGCCGGCCGCGCTGTCGACGCTGCTGTTCCCCGCCTGGATCAGCGCGCTGCGGGCGCGCCACCTGCAGCACTGGCTGCTTCACGCCGTGCTGCTGGCGCTGGCCTCCTTTATGCTGGCCTGGTGGCTCAGCCTCTGGCTGGACCAGCCCTTCGCCCCCGTGCTGATCGTGACCCACGCGGCGGCGGGCATCACGCTATGGGCGCTGCGCTCCGTTCCCTCTTCAACTCGACGATCAACCCCATGA
- a CDS encoding TRAP transporter large permease, protein MNLSPELLTLVMFGGLLIGLFMGHPLAFVLGGVAVIGAYLGPGERVLGTIINNIYGNAMDNYVLVAIPLFVLMARFLNDSGVTEKMFEAMRLLMANLRGGLALTVVIVSVLLAATTGIVGASIAVMGMIALAPMLKYGYNKELSTGVIMASGCLGILIPPSIMLILMASYSPVSVGALFAGALVPGVMLGAMYALYVLVICFVKPSYGPPVPAAERAEVSTGQLLVMLAKYVLPPMSLILGVLGALFTGVATATEASAIGVGIAFLLFLIFGDRKLSTCFKTLIDAGKTTTMVMLVLVGATAFTGVFSRGGGMTVISDLVMAMPGGTVGALIFMLFLVFLLGMFLDWTGIVLLSFPIMLPIVQQLGVDVLLWFVVMVAVVLQTSFLTPPFGYALFYMKGVAPKGVEIVDLYKAVLPFVALILLACVLMAFFPVLITGLPSALLGY, encoded by the coding sequence ATGAACCTGAGTCCCGAACTGCTCACCCTGGTGATGTTCGGCGGGCTGCTGATCGGCCTGTTCATGGGCCATCCACTGGCCTTCGTGCTGGGCGGCGTCGCCGTCATCGGCGCCTACCTGGGCCCCGGCGAGCGCGTGCTCGGCACCATCATCAACAACATCTACGGCAACGCCATGGACAACTATGTCCTGGTGGCCATTCCCCTGTTCGTGCTGATGGCGCGCTTCCTCAACGATTCCGGCGTCACCGAGAAGATGTTCGAGGCGATGCGCCTGCTGATGGCCAACCTGCGCGGCGGCCTGGCGCTCACCGTGGTCATCGTCTCGGTGCTGCTGGCCGCCACCACCGGCATCGTCGGCGCCTCCATCGCGGTGATGGGCATGATCGCCCTCGCCCCGATGCTCAAGTACGGCTACAACAAGGAGCTCAGCACCGGGGTGATCATGGCCAGCGGCTGCCTGGGCATCCTGATCCCGCCGAGCATCATGCTGATCCTGATGGCCAGCTACTCGCCGGTCTCGGTGGGCGCGCTGTTCGCCGGCGCCCTGGTGCCGGGCGTGATGCTGGGCGCGATGTATGCCCTCTACGTGCTGGTGATCTGCTTCGTCAAGCCGAGCTACGGCCCGCCGGTGCCCGCCGCGGAGCGCGCCGAGGTCTCCACCGGCCAGCTGCTGGTCATGCTGGCCAAGTACGTGCTGCCGCCCATGTCGCTGATCCTCGGCGTGCTGGGCGCGCTGTTCACCGGCGTGGCCACCGCCACCGAGGCCTCGGCCATCGGCGTGGGCATCGCCTTCCTGCTGTTCCTGATCTTCGGCGACCGCAAGCTATCGACCTGCTTCAAGACGCTGATCGATGCCGGCAAGACCACCACCATGGTGATGCTGGTGCTGGTGGGCGCCACCGCCTTCACCGGGGTCTTCTCCCGCGGCGGCGGCATGACGGTGATCAGCGATCTGGTCATGGCGATGCCCGGCGGCACCGTGGGCGCGCTGATCTTCATGCTGTTCCTGGTCTTCCTGCTGGGCATGTTCCTGGACTGGACCGGCATCGTGCTGCTGAGCTTCCCGATCATGCTGCCGATCGTCCAGCAGCTGGGCGTCGACGTGCTGCTGTGGTTCGTGGTGATGGTGGCGGTGGTGCTGCAGACCTCCTTCCTCACCCCGCCGTTCGGCTATGCGCTCTTCTATATGAAGGGGGTGGCGCCGAAGGGGGTGGAGATCGTCGATCTCTACAAGGCGGTGCTGCCCTTCGTGGCGCTGATCCTGCTGGCCTGTGTGCTGATGGCCTTCTTCCCGGTGCTGATCACCGGCCTACCCTCGGCGCTGCTCGGCTACTGA
- a CDS encoding ATP-binding cassette domain-containing protein, which produces MASGSEVVALERATLGVARALVGPLSLRVSSGARLAITGPNGSGKSLLLKAIAGQATLFSGRLRCAPGLTLMLLAQESARREPWPLSGCDWFAAMEVVPPALPRLAALLPRRLDTLSGGQWQLLRLAAALSPPPGAGGRAPHLVMLDEPANHLDHAVKEAAVELMTALDPGVTLLMTGHDSGMIEACGATALPLEACLDAA; this is translated from the coding sequence ATGGCCAGCGGCAGCGAGGTCGTGGCGCTGGAGCGTGCCACGCTGGGCGTTGCCCGGGCCCTGGTCGGCCCTCTGAGCCTGAGGGTCTCTTCGGGGGCCCGGCTCGCCATCACCGGCCCCAACGGCAGCGGCAAGTCGCTGCTGCTCAAGGCGATTGCCGGCCAGGCGACGCTGTTTTCGGGTCGCCTGCGCTGCGCTCCGGGGCTGACGCTGATGTTGCTGGCCCAGGAAAGCGCCCGGCGCGAGCCCTGGCCGCTTTCCGGCTGCGACTGGTTCGCCGCCATGGAGGTGGTGCCGCCCGCGCTGCCGCGCCTGGCAGCGCTGCTGCCCAGGCGGCTGGATACCCTCAGCGGCGGGCAGTGGCAGCTGCTGCGGCTGGCGGCGGCGCTGTCGCCGCCGCCCGGCGCGGGAGGGCGGGCGCCCCACCTGGTCATGCTGGACGAGCCGGCCAACCATCTGGATCACGCCGTCAAGGAGGCCGCCGTGGAGCTGATGACGGCGCTGGACCCGGGCGTCACGCTGCTGATGACCGGCCACGACAGCGGCATGATCGAGGCCTGTGGTGCGACCGCTCTGCCTCTGGAGGCCTGCCTAGATGCCGCCTGA
- a CDS encoding class I SAM-dependent methyltransferase, translated as MTSTVTGSASTPSRATAPSADAGASRTASPIFRAIEALQGSQPWGSFLDAGTGYNSLRWVSSLETERWAAVTASAGMARTARKAAGERMRPQDRVLVANWIAPELFYGECFDTVLLDYFIGAIEGFAPYWQEQVLTRLRPHVKGRLYIVGTEPYVLDAPDTREGRIVQAIGRLRDACLLMGNGRPYREYPASWVLRQLGTAGFRVLEVRQFPIRYRERFVNSQLDLCLKQLDQLKDPALAEALRGRIEALRAEALPLARSETGLPCGADYVIAAEPLAPGHHALSLPTYPGGDPATSADENA; from the coding sequence ATGACATCGACTGTGACAGGCTCCGCTTCCACTCCGTCTCGCGCCACCGCGCCTTCCGCCGATGCCGGCGCCTCGCGCACGGCGTCGCCGATCTTCCGCGCCATCGAAGCCCTTCAGGGCAGCCAGCCCTGGGGCAGCTTTCTCGATGCTGGCACCGGCTACAACTCGCTGCGCTGGGTCTCCTCGCTTGAGACCGAGCGCTGGGCCGCGGTCACCGCCTCGGCCGGCATGGCCCGAACGGCCAGAAAGGCGGCGGGGGAGCGCATGCGCCCTCAGGACCGCGTGCTGGTGGCCAACTGGATCGCCCCCGAGCTGTTCTACGGGGAGTGCTTCGACACGGTGCTGCTGGACTACTTTATCGGCGCCATCGAGGGCTTTGCGCCCTACTGGCAGGAGCAGGTGCTGACGCGCCTGAGGCCCCACGTAAAGGGCAGGCTCTATATCGTGGGCACCGAGCCCTATGTGCTCGACGCCCCCGATACCCGGGAGGGGCGCATCGTTCAGGCCATCGGCAGGCTGCGCGACGCCTGTCTGCTGATGGGCAACGGGCGCCCCTACCGGGAGTATCCGGCCTCCTGGGTGCTGCGCCAGCTCGGCACGGCCGGCTTTCGCGTGCTCGAGGTGCGCCAGTTTCCCATCCGCTACCGGGAGCGCTTCGTCAATTCGCAGCTCGACCTGTGCCTGAAGCAGCTGGATCAGCTGAAGGACCCGGCGCTGGCCGAGGCGCTCCGGGGGCGCATCGAAGCGCTGCGCGCCGAGGCGCTCCCCCTGGCGCGCAGCGAGACGGGGCTGCCCTGCGGCGCCGACTATGTGATCGCCGCCGAGCCACTGGCCCCCGGGCATCATGCGCTATCCCTGCCGACATATCCCGGTGGCGACCCGGCGACGTCAGCCGACGAGAACGCCTGA
- a CDS encoding DUF1826 domain-containing protein — protein sequence MPTPALSAPLSDAGFTRHLALGDEIDVLPRIFEDDINIAVMRRRLSAALQQSVQAQCQTERAWQLAWLGQPGDDLRADLLKRLPAPEAAGALVEDVQLLAEAMAYLFDTDTVGIRLRLLDAAMCPRFHVDNLPVRLVTTYHGPGSEWLPEEAVNREGLGAPSASKPEIVRDPDAIQRLEAGDLALLKGGGWEGNEYRALVHRSPALIEGQKRLLLTIDPA from the coding sequence ATGCCGACACCCGCTCTTTCTGCTCCCCTTTCCGATGCGGGGTTTACCCGCCACCTGGCCCTGGGTGACGAAATCGATGTCCTGCCGCGCATCTTCGAGGACGACATCAACATTGCCGTCATGCGCCGGCGCCTCTCGGCGGCGCTGCAGCAGAGCGTCCAGGCCCAGTGCCAGACCGAGCGCGCCTGGCAGCTGGCCTGGCTGGGCCAACCCGGTGACGATCTGCGCGCCGATCTGCTCAAGCGGCTGCCCGCTCCCGAGGCGGCCGGCGCCCTGGTGGAGGACGTCCAACTGCTGGCCGAGGCCATGGCCTACCTGTTCGATACCGATACGGTGGGCATCCGCCTGCGCCTGCTGGACGCCGCCATGTGCCCGCGCTTCCACGTCGACAACCTGCCGGTGCGCCTGGTGACCACCTATCACGGCCCGGGCAGCGAGTGGCTCCCCGAGGAGGCCGTCAACCGCGAAGGCCTGGGCGCCCCCTCGGCGAGCAAGCCGGAGATCGTGCGCGACCCCGATGCCATCCAGCGACTCGAGGCGGGCGACCTGGCCCTGCTCAAGGGGGGCGGCTGGGAGGGCAACGAGTACCGCGCTCTGGTGCACCGCAGCCCCGCACTGATCGAGGGGCAGAAGCGCCTTCTGCTGACCATCGACCCCGCCTGA